A section of the Chloroflexaceae bacterium genome encodes:
- a CDS encoding 3-isopropylmalate dehydratase small subunit, producing the protein MPQFTTLTSRLVALPINDIDTDQIIPAQFLKVTDKAGLGNALFFNWRYNADGSLNPDFVLNRPEAQGA; encoded by the coding sequence ATGCCCCAATTTACTACTCTGACCTCTCGCTTGGTTGCGCTGCCGATCAACGACATTGACACCGACCAGATTATCCCGGCGCAATTCCTGAAGGTGACCGACAAAGCCGGGCTGGGCAATGCACTCTTCTTCAACTGGCGCTACAACGCCGACGGCTCGCTCAACCCTGACTTTGTACTGAACCGGCCTGAAGCGCAGGGCGC